From a single Nostoc edaphicum CCNP1411 genomic region:
- a CDS encoding class I SAM-dependent methyltransferase: protein MHNRQRLVDLRRTHFQKRLPLNQQVINLAGNIDTHAFLRNPASHNIFLYLTNYVKVFSEYWFKTSSNKIRVLDWGCGKGHISFLMREMDVQITSCDVRGTGTGDSAFGQTTPIIEKASLTVVPLEHPYLLPFDDASFDLVLSFGVLEHVPNDLASLDEIHRVLKPEGLFFCFFLPYYFSWTQRLAHLRGDFYHDRLYSKKMVKDLLKQTNFELLDLWHRQLLPKNSISYANYHVFESVDQWLSENTPFKYIGTNIEFVAFKS, encoded by the coding sequence ATGCACAATCGCCAAAGGTTGGTTGATTTGAGACGCACTCATTTCCAGAAACGCTTACCTCTAAATCAGCAAGTCATTAACTTAGCAGGAAATATAGATACCCATGCCTTCTTAAGAAACCCAGCCTCTCACAACATTTTTCTTTATCTGACAAACTACGTAAAAGTTTTTTCTGAGTATTGGTTTAAGACAAGCTCAAATAAGATACGCGTTCTTGATTGGGGGTGTGGTAAAGGACATATTTCCTTTTTAATGCGTGAAATGGATGTCCAAATCACCAGTTGTGATGTGCGCGGTACTGGTACTGGTGACTCAGCTTTTGGTCAGACTACACCCATTATAGAGAAAGCATCCCTAACGGTTGTTCCTCTAGAACATCCTTATTTACTTCCCTTCGACGATGCCAGCTTTGATCTCGTTTTAAGTTTTGGAGTCCTTGAACACGTTCCCAATGATCTTGCTTCTCTCGATGAGATTCATCGAGTGTTAAAACCAGAGGGTCTTTTCTTTTGTTTTTTCCTTCCCTACTACTTTTCCTGGACTCAGCGTTTAGCTCATTTGCGGGGAGACTTTTATCATGACCGCTTGTATTCCAAAAAAATGGTAAAAGACCTCCTCAAGCAAACCAACTTTGAACTGCTTGACCTTTGGCATAGGCAACTTCTACCTAAAAATAGTATTTCATACGCCAATTACCACGTTTTTGAATCTGTAGACCAATGGCTGAGTGAAAACACACCCTTTAAATACATTGGAACTAACATTGAATTTGTTGCTTTTAAAAGTTAG
- a CDS encoding DNA-directed RNA polymerase subunit beta'' — MTNEKMIFRNRVVDKGQLRNLISWAFTNYGTARTAVMADKLKDLGFRYATKAGVSISVDDLMIPPTKRLLLEAAEEEIRATETRYQRGEITEVERFQKVIDTWNGTSEALKDEVVVHFKKTNPLNSVYMMAFSGARGNISQVRQLVGMRGLMADPQGEIIDLPIKTNFREGLTVTEYIISSYGARKGLVDTALRTADSGYLTRRLVDVSQDVIIREFDCGTTRGLAIRPMTEGAKTLIPLATRLMGRVIGEDVVHPVTKELIAARNSPISEDLAKKIEKSGVGEVVVRSPLTCEAARSVCQHCYGWSLAHAKMVDLGEAVGIIAAQSIGEPGTQLTMRTFHTGGVFTGEVAQQVRSKIDGTVKLPRKLKTRTYRTRHGEDALYVEANGIMLLEPTKVGDVTPENQEVHLTQGSTLYVFDGNKVKQGQLLAEVALGGRTTRTNTEKAVKDVASDLAGEVQFAEVVPEQKTDRQGNTTTTAARGGLIWILSGEVYNLPPGAELVVKNGDAIASNGVLAETKLTSLHGGVVRLPEATPGKSTREIEIITASVVLDQATVTVQSSQGRNNYLVSTGNNQVFNLRATPGTKVQNGQVVAELIDDRYRTTTGGFLKFAGVEVQKKGKAKLGYEVVQGGTLLWIPEESHEVNKDISLLLVEDGQFVEAGTEVVKDIFCQNSGVVEVTQKNDILREVVVKPGELLMVDDPESVIGRDNTFIQPGEEFQGNVATELRYIQYVETPEGPALLSRPVVEFAVPDNPDVPSTTSVSQETGRSIQLRAVQRLPYKDSERVKSVEGVELLRTQLVLEIEQEGEQDHNASPLAADIELVQDTEDPEVQRLQLVILESLVIRRDITADATQGSTQTTLEVHDGLTIAPGSVVARTQILCKEGGEVRGVKKGTENVRRCLVLRDADRLPINTSTQPKVKVGDLLVEGTEVAPGVFAPESGQVVDIKSVAAGSGGESALSTKNYVITTRIGRPYRVSPGAVLQIEDGDLVQRGDNLVLLVFERAKTGDIIQGLPRIEELLEARKPKEACILCRRGGEVKVVYAESGDEAIAIKVVESNGVVTDYPLGPGQNLIVPDGSYVLAGQPLTDGPSNPHEILEIFFSLGSEDGIYACASIALQKVQTFLVNEVQMVYQSQGIDISDKHIEVIVRQMTNKVRIDDGGDTTMLPGELVELRQVEQVNEAMAITGGARAQYTPVLLGITKASLNTDSFISAASFQETTRVLTEAAIEGKSDWLRGLKENVIIGRLIPAGTGYNTYEEPGAIDDYAAEISSSVLDEVDDPLDMVLDDRTARTYNLDSPTLGESGFGSRRAERSVLDDEDELIADEVADDDDYEEEEEDDEDDFDDE; from the coding sequence ATGACTAACGAAAAAATGATTTTTCGCAATCGCGTGGTTGACAAAGGTCAACTGAGAAATTTAATTTCTTGGGCTTTTACGAATTATGGTACAGCGCGAACCGCAGTGATGGCGGACAAATTGAAAGATTTGGGATTTCGCTACGCTACCAAAGCAGGGGTTTCCATCAGTGTAGATGACTTGATGATACCACCAACTAAGCGATTGCTCTTAGAAGCAGCCGAGGAAGAAATTCGCGCTACTGAAACCCGTTATCAACGGGGAGAAATCACTGAAGTAGAACGCTTCCAAAAGGTAATCGATACCTGGAATGGTACCAGTGAAGCTTTGAAAGATGAAGTAGTCGTTCACTTCAAGAAGACTAATCCCCTAAACTCCGTATACATGATGGCATTCTCCGGTGCACGGGGTAACATCTCTCAAGTACGTCAGTTGGTGGGGATGCGGGGACTAATGGCAGATCCTCAAGGGGAAATTATCGATTTGCCCATCAAAACCAACTTCCGTGAAGGATTAACTGTGACGGAATATATTATTTCGTCTTACGGTGCCAGAAAAGGATTGGTGGATACTGCCTTACGGACGGCTGACTCTGGTTATCTCACCCGCCGATTAGTGGACGTATCCCAGGATGTAATTATTCGGGAATTTGATTGCGGTACCACAAGAGGTCTTGCCATTCGACCAATGACAGAAGGGGCCAAAACCTTGATTCCTCTAGCCACCCGCTTGATGGGACGGGTAATTGGCGAAGATGTGGTGCATCCGGTAACAAAAGAATTGATTGCAGCCCGCAATTCCCCAATTTCGGAAGATTTGGCGAAGAAAATTGAAAAATCTGGGGTGGGAGAAGTTGTGGTGCGATCGCCACTAACTTGTGAAGCCGCACGTTCTGTCTGTCAACACTGCTACGGCTGGAGTTTGGCACACGCCAAGATGGTGGACTTGGGCGAAGCTGTAGGGATTATTGCTGCTCAAAGTATCGGTGAACCTGGTACTCAGTTAACCATGCGGACATTCCACACTGGTGGGGTGTTTACTGGAGAAGTAGCGCAACAAGTTCGTTCCAAAATTGATGGGACTGTCAAACTTCCCCGCAAACTGAAAACCAGAACATATCGTACCCGCCACGGGGAAGATGCCCTTTATGTTGAAGCTAATGGCATCATGCTTTTGGAGCCAACAAAAGTAGGTGATGTTACTCCAGAGAACCAAGAGGTTCATCTTACCCAAGGTTCAACATTATATGTATTTGATGGAAATAAGGTAAAACAAGGGCAGTTGTTGGCAGAGGTCGCCCTTGGTGGACGGACAACTCGGACTAATACAGAAAAAGCAGTTAAAGACGTAGCCTCTGACTTAGCAGGGGAAGTGCAATTTGCCGAAGTTGTTCCAGAACAAAAAACTGACCGTCAAGGCAATACCACAACCACAGCCGCACGCGGTGGTTTGATTTGGATTTTGTCTGGAGAAGTTTATAACTTACCGCCAGGGGCCGAATTGGTGGTGAAAAATGGTGATGCGATCGCTTCCAATGGAGTTTTAGCAGAAACTAAGTTAACCAGTTTGCATGGTGGTGTGGTGCGCTTGCCCGAAGCTACACCAGGTAAGAGTACCAGGGAAATTGAGATTATCACCGCTTCTGTAGTCCTAGACCAGGCAACGGTGACAGTTCAAAGTTCCCAAGGTCGCAATAACTACTTAGTCTCCACTGGCAACAACCAAGTATTTAACCTCCGAGCTACACCAGGCACAAAAGTGCAAAATGGTCAAGTAGTAGCTGAGTTAATTGATGACCGCTATCGCACAACCACTGGTGGATTCCTGAAATTCGCAGGTGTTGAAGTCCAGAAAAAAGGTAAAGCCAAGCTGGGTTATGAAGTGGTGCAGGGTGGTACCTTATTGTGGATTCCTGAAGAAAGCCACGAAGTTAATAAAGATATCTCCTTGCTGTTAGTGGAAGATGGTCAGTTTGTAGAAGCTGGCACTGAGGTAGTGAAAGATATCTTCTGCCAAAACAGTGGTGTGGTAGAAGTCACCCAGAAAAACGACATCCTGCGGGAAGTGGTGGTGAAGCCAGGGGAACTGCTGATGGTGGACGATCCAGAATCAGTTATCGGGCGAGATAACACCTTCATCCAACCAGGTGAGGAATTCCAAGGCAACGTCGCCACGGAATTGCGTTATATCCAGTATGTAGAAACACCAGAAGGGCCCGCCCTGTTGAGTCGTCCAGTAGTTGAGTTTGCCGTACCGGATAATCCAGATGTGCCATCAACAACATCGGTAAGTCAAGAAACCGGGCGATCGATTCAGTTGCGAGCTGTGCAAAGACTGCCTTACAAAGATTCAGAACGGGTCAAATCTGTTGAAGGTGTGGAACTGCTGCGAACCCAGCTTGTGCTGGAAATTGAGCAAGAAGGGGAACAAGACCACAATGCCTCACCCTTAGCAGCAGATATTGAATTGGTTCAGGATACTGAAGACCCAGAAGTTCAACGTTTACAACTGGTGATTTTGGAATCCTTGGTAATTCGTCGAGACATTACCGCCGATGCTACTCAAGGTAGCACCCAGACAACACTTGAGGTACATGATGGGTTAACCATTGCCCCCGGTTCTGTGGTCGCACGCACCCAAATCTTGTGTAAAGAAGGTGGAGAAGTGCGGGGCGTTAAAAAAGGAACCGAAAACGTGCGTCGCTGTTTGGTGTTGCGCGACGCTGACAGGCTTCCCATTAATACTAGTACGCAGCCCAAGGTGAAAGTGGGTGACTTGCTAGTAGAAGGTACAGAAGTTGCTCCTGGAGTTTTTGCCCCAGAATCAGGGCAAGTGGTGGATATCAAAAGTGTCGCTGCTGGATCTGGTGGGGAGTCAGCTTTGAGTACTAAAAACTACGTTATTACTACCCGCATCGGTCGCCCTTATCGAGTCAGCCCTGGTGCTGTGTTGCAGATAGAAGATGGCGATTTGGTGCAACGGGGTGATAACTTGGTGTTGCTGGTGTTTGAACGCGCCAAAACCGGAGATATCATTCAAGGTTTGCCCCGGATTGAGGAACTACTTGAAGCTCGGAAACCGAAAGAAGCGTGCATTCTATGCCGGCGGGGAGGAGAAGTTAAGGTAGTTTACGCTGAGAGTGGTGATGAAGCGATCGCCATCAAGGTCGTAGAATCAAATGGCGTGGTGACAGATTATCCTCTGGGGCCAGGACAAAATTTGATTGTCCCCGATGGATCTTATGTTTTGGCTGGACAACCCTTAACTGATGGCCCATCCAATCCCCACGAAATTTTGGAAATCTTCTTTAGCTTGGGTTCTGAAGATGGAATCTATGCTTGTGCCAGCATTGCCTTGCAGAAGGTACAGACTTTCTTGGTGAATGAAGTGCAAATGGTGTATCAGTCTCAAGGGATTGATATTTCCGATAAGCACATTGAAGTGATTGTTCGCCAGATGACCAACAAAGTGCGGATTGATGATGGTGGTGACACCACCATGCTTCCGGGCGAATTGGTGGAACTGCGTCAAGTTGAGCAGGTGAACGAAGCGATGGCAATTACAGGCGGTGCGCGGGCACAGTATACCCCAGTATTGTTGGGGATCACCAAAGCATCCTTGAACACCGACAGCTTTATTTCCGCCGCATCCTTCCAAGAGACAACACGGGTACTTACTGAAGCAGCTATTGAAGGCAAATCTGACTGGCTGCGGGGATTAAAGGAAAACGTGATTATCGGGCGATTGATTCCGGCTGGTACTGGGTACAATACCTATGAAGAACCAGGAGCGATCGATGATTATGCTGCTGAGATTAGCAGTAGTGTCTTAGATGAAGTTGATGATCCCTTGGATATGGTCTTAGATGACCGCACAGCTCGCACCTATAATTTAGATTCTCCGACTCTTGGAGAATCTGGTTTTGGCAGCAGACGCGCAGAAAGGTCAGTTCTAGATGACGAAGATGAATTAATCGCCGATGAAGTAGCAGACGACGACGATTACGAGGAAGAAGAGGAAGACGACGAAGATGATTTCGACGATGAATAG
- a CDS encoding response regulator — MTTDQKINQETELNSLQNLIGTTILLVEDEPDIADLLTFILEAAGAEVMALTDAEEALVLVESLHPDILLCNMKLPDHDGNWLIEQIRVHSCSSLRELPAIAITSYTREVSSDKALNAGFNRFIVKLESPEEIVSEIVYLLSTDTCM; from the coding sequence ATGACAACCGATCAAAAAATCAACCAAGAAACTGAGTTAAATTCGCTCCAGAACCTTATTGGAACCACGATTTTACTGGTAGAAGATGAGCCTGATATTGCAGATTTGCTCACCTTCATTTTGGAAGCAGCAGGTGCAGAGGTGATGGCTTTAACTGATGCAGAAGAAGCCCTTGTTTTGGTCGAATCGCTTCATCCCGATATTCTGCTGTGCAATATGAAGTTGCCCGATCATGATGGAAATTGGTTAATTGAGCAAATTCGAGTGCATTCTTGCTCATCCCTAAGAGAGTTGCCTGCGATCGCTATCACTTCTTATACACGGGAAGTCTCAAGTGATAAGGCTTTGAATGCTGGTTTTAATCGATTTATAGTCAAGCTTGAGAGTCCAGAAGAAATCGTAAGTGAGATTGTTTACCTGCTATCTACCGATACTTGTATGTAA
- a CDS encoding DNA-directed RNA polymerase subunit gamma, with protein sequence MRPAQTNQFDYVKIGLASPERIRQWGERTLPNGQVVGEVTKPETINYRTLKPEMDGLFCERIFGPAKDWECHCGKYKRVRHRGIVCERCGVEVTESRVRRHRMGYIKLAAPVAHVWYLKGIPSYISILLDMPLRDVEQIVYFNSYVVLSAGNAETLSYKQLLSEDQWLEIEDQIYSEDSVLQGVEVGIGAEALLRLLADINLEQEAESLREEIGNAKGQKRAKLIKRLRVIDNFIATGSKPEWMVMAVIPVIPPDLRPMVQLDGGRFATSDLNDLYRRVINRNNRLARLQEILAPEIIVRNEKRMLQEAVDALIDNGRRGRTVVGANNRPLKSLSDIIEGKQGRFRQNLLGKRVDYSGRSVIVVGPKLKIHQCGLPREMAIELFQPFVINRLIRSGMVNNIKAAKKLISRNDPSVWDVLEEVIEGHPVMLNRAPTLHRLGIQSFEPILVEGRAIQLHPLVCPAFNADFDGDQMAVHVPLSLESQAEARLLMLASNNILSPATGKPIITPSQDMVLGAYYLTAENPGATKGAGNYFSSLEDVIMAFQQDQIDLHAYIYVRFDGEIESDQPDTEPVKVTENEDGTRTLLYKFRRVRQDAKGNVLSQYIYTTPGRVIYNNAIQEALAS encoded by the coding sequence ATGAGACCTGCCCAAACTAATCAGTTTGACTACGTAAAAATCGGCTTGGCTTCCCCCGAACGCATTCGGCAGTGGGGCGAAAGAACATTGCCTAATGGTCAAGTAGTCGGTGAAGTTACCAAGCCAGAAACGATTAATTACCGAACTCTCAAGCCAGAAATGGATGGCTTATTTTGTGAGCGCATCTTTGGCCCAGCGAAAGATTGGGAATGCCATTGTGGTAAGTATAAAAGAGTTCGTCATAGAGGTATTGTCTGTGAGCGCTGTGGGGTAGAAGTCACCGAGTCACGGGTGCGTCGCCACCGTATGGGCTATATTAAACTCGCCGCACCAGTAGCTCACGTTTGGTATCTCAAAGGCATTCCTAGCTATATTTCCATCCTGTTGGATATGCCCTTGCGGGATGTCGAGCAGATTGTCTATTTCAACTCTTATGTTGTCCTGAGTGCAGGTAATGCCGAAACTTTAAGTTACAAACAACTTCTGAGTGAAGACCAGTGGTTGGAAATAGAAGACCAAATTTATAGCGAAGATTCTGTGCTGCAAGGCGTAGAGGTAGGTATTGGTGCTGAAGCGCTGTTGCGTTTGCTTGCCGATATCAATTTGGAACAAGAAGCCGAAAGCCTACGCGAAGAAATTGGCAACGCTAAGGGACAAAAGAGAGCCAAGCTAATTAAGCGACTGCGGGTGATTGATAACTTTATCGCCACTGGTTCTAAACCAGAGTGGATGGTAATGGCAGTTATTCCCGTAATTCCGCCCGACTTGCGCCCAATGGTGCAACTAGATGGCGGACGCTTTGCCACCAGCGATTTGAATGATTTGTATCGGCGGGTAATTAACCGTAACAATCGTTTGGCACGCTTACAAGAAATTTTAGCACCAGAGATTATTGTGCGGAACGAAAAGCGGATGCTGCAAGAAGCAGTGGATGCTTTGATTGACAATGGCCGTCGGGGACGCACTGTAGTAGGGGCAAATAACCGACCACTGAAATCTTTGTCCGACATTATTGAGGGTAAGCAAGGACGTTTCCGACAAAACTTGTTAGGTAAACGGGTTGACTACTCTGGACGTTCGGTAATTGTGGTCGGGCCAAAGCTGAAAATTCACCAGTGCGGTTTGCCTAGAGAAATGGCGATTGAGCTATTTCAGCCATTTGTAATTAACCGCCTGATTCGTAGCGGGATGGTAAATAACATCAAAGCTGCGAAAAAGCTGATATCCCGCAATGATCCCAGTGTTTGGGATGTGCTGGAAGAGGTGATTGAAGGACACCCTGTAATGCTAAACCGGGCACCAACATTGCACCGTTTGGGTATTCAGTCTTTTGAACCGATTTTAGTAGAAGGTAGAGCAATTCAACTGCATCCTCTGGTGTGTCCAGCGTTTAACGCCGACTTTGACGGCGACCAAATGGCGGTACACGTCCCTCTGTCGTTAGAAAGTCAAGCGGAAGCGCGGTTGTTGATGTTGGCTTCTAACAATATTTTGTCACCAGCCACAGGTAAACCGATCATCACGCCTAGCCAAGATATGGTGTTGGGAGCCTATTATTTAACAGCAGAAAATCCCGGTGCGACAAAAGGGGCAGGAAATTACTTTTCTTCGCTAGAGGATGTAATTATGGCTTTCCAGCAAGATCAAATTGACTTGCACGCCTATATTTACGTAAGGTTTGACGGCGAAATAGAATCAGACCAGCCGGATACAGAACCCGTGAAAGTGACGGAAAACGAGGATGGTACTCGCACATTACTCTATAAGTTCCGTCGAGTCAGACAAGACGCTAAGGGTAATGTACTTTCACAGTATATATACACAACTCCTGGCCGCGTTATTTACAACAATGCCATTCAGGAAGCACTAGCAAGTTAG
- the rpoB gene encoding DNA-directed RNA polymerase subunit beta produces the protein MTKETYMEPAFLLPDLIEIQRSSFRWFLEEGLIEELNSFSPITDYTGKLELHFLGHNYKLKEPKYSVEEAKRRDSTYAVQMYVPTRLINKETGEIKEQEVFIGDLPLMTDRGTFIINGAERVIVNQIVRSPGVYYKSEIDKNGRRTYSASLIPNRGAWLKFETDRNDLVWVRIDKTRKLSAQVLLKALGLSDNEIFDALRHPEYFQKTIEKEGQFSEEEALMELYRKLRPGEPPTVLGGQQLLDSRFFDPKRYDLGRVGRYKLNKKLRLSVPDTMRVLTAGDILAAVDYLINLEYDIGNIDDIDHLGNRRVRSVGELLQNQVRVGLNRLERIIRERMTVSDAEVLTPASLVNPKPLVAAIKEFFGSSQLSQFMDQTNPLAELTHKRRLSALGPGGLTRERAGFAVRDIHPSHYGRICPIETPEGPNAGLIGSLATHARVNLYGFLETPFRPVENGRVRFDLPPAYMTADEEDDLRVAPGDIPVDETGHIIGPLVPVRYRQEFSTTTPEQVDYVAVSPVQIVSVATSMIPFLEHDDANRALMGSNMQRQAVPLLKPERPLVGTGLEAQGARDSGMVIVSRTDGDVTYVDATEIRVRPKPNTSEIRYTLSKYQRSNQDTCLNQKPLVRIGERVVAGQVLADGSSTEGGELALGQNIVVAYMPWEGYNYEDAILISERLVQDDVYTSIHIEKYEIEARQTKLGPEEITREIPNVGEDALRQLDEQGIIRIGAWVEAGDILVGKVTPKGESDQPPEEKLLRAIFGEKARDVRDNSLRVPNGEKGRVVDVRLFTREQGDELPPGANMVVRVYVAQKRKIQVGDKMAGRHGNKGIISRILPAEDMPYLPDGSPVDIVLNPLGVPSRMNVGQVFECLLGWAGQTLGVRFKITPFDEMYGEETSRRIVHGKLQEARDETGKDWVYNPDNPGKIMVYDGRTGEPFDRAITIGVAYMLKLVHLVDDKIHARSTGPYSLVTQQPLGGKAQQGGQRFGEMEVWALEAFGAAYTLQELLTVKSDDMQGRNEALNAIVKGKAIPRPGTPESFKVLMRELQSLGLDIAVHKVETQADGSSLDVEVDLMADQSARRTPPRPTYESLSRESLDDDE, from the coding sequence ATGACTAAAGAAACATACATGGAACCCGCCTTTCTATTGCCCGACTTGATTGAAATCCAGCGGTCAAGCTTTCGCTGGTTTTTGGAAGAAGGGCTGATAGAAGAACTTAACTCCTTTAGTCCTATTACAGATTATACGGGCAAATTAGAACTCCACTTTTTAGGTCATAACTACAAACTCAAAGAACCAAAGTACAGCGTCGAAGAAGCCAAACGGCGGGACAGCACCTATGCCGTCCAAATGTATGTTCCCACACGTCTGATTAATAAAGAAACCGGGGAAATCAAAGAGCAAGAGGTATTCATTGGTGATTTGCCTTTAATGACCGATCGCGGGACGTTTATTATTAACGGAGCCGAGCGGGTAATTGTCAATCAAATCGTGCGATCGCCAGGAGTTTATTACAAATCAGAAATCGACAAAAACGGGCGACGTACTTATTCAGCTAGCTTAATTCCCAACCGAGGAGCATGGCTGAAATTTGAAACAGACCGTAACGATTTGGTGTGGGTACGCATCGACAAAACCCGCAAACTGTCAGCGCAGGTACTCCTAAAAGCTTTAGGGTTATCAGACAACGAAATCTTTGACGCCTTACGCCACCCCGAATATTTCCAAAAAACTATCGAAAAAGAAGGGCAATTCTCTGAAGAAGAAGCCCTCATGGAGTTATATCGGAAACTGCGTCCTGGTGAACCACCCACAGTATTAGGTGGACAACAACTGCTAGACTCTCGTTTCTTTGACCCGAAACGTTATGACCTTGGTCGCGTTGGACGGTACAAACTCAACAAGAAATTGCGCCTTTCAGTCCCAGACACCATGCGGGTGTTGACTGCTGGCGATATTTTGGCAGCCGTAGATTACCTAATTAACCTAGAGTATGACATCGGTAACATCGATGACATTGACCACTTAGGTAACCGTCGGGTGAGAAGCGTCGGTGAATTGCTGCAAAACCAAGTAAGAGTAGGTTTAAACCGCTTAGAGAGAATCATTCGGGAACGGATGACCGTATCCGATGCGGAAGTTCTAACCCCTGCTTCCTTGGTGAACCCCAAACCCTTGGTAGCAGCAATTAAAGAATTCTTTGGTTCCAGCCAATTAAGTCAGTTCATGGATCAAACCAATCCTCTCGCAGAACTGACCCACAAACGTCGTCTGAGTGCCCTTGGCCCTGGTGGTTTAACCCGCGAACGCGCTGGGTTTGCTGTGCGGGATATTCACCCTAGTCACTATGGGCGTATTTGTCCCATTGAGACACCAGAAGGCCCTAACGCCGGATTGATTGGCTCCTTAGCAACCCATGCGCGGGTTAACCTGTACGGCTTCCTCGAAACACCATTTAGACCTGTGGAAAATGGACGAGTCAGATTTGACTTGCCTCCAGCCTACATGACAGCCGATGAAGAAGACGATCTGCGGGTTGCTCCTGGGGATATTCCTGTAGATGAAACTGGGCACATTATTGGCCCACTAGTGCCAGTCCGTTATCGCCAAGAATTTTCCACCACAACACCAGAACAGGTGGATTACGTAGCAGTATCTCCCGTACAGATTGTGTCGGTAGCAACCAGCATGATTCCCTTCTTGGAGCATGATGACGCTAACCGAGCGCTGATGGGATCGAACATGCAACGGCAAGCAGTACCTCTGCTTAAGCCAGAACGTCCTCTAGTGGGTACTGGTTTGGAAGCCCAAGGAGCAAGAGACTCCGGGATGGTGATTGTATCGCGTACCGATGGCGATGTTACTTATGTGGATGCTACAGAAATTCGCGTCCGTCCTAAACCTAACACCTCCGAAATTAGATACACCCTTTCCAAGTACCAACGCTCAAACCAAGACACCTGTTTAAATCAGAAACCTCTCGTCCGCATTGGTGAACGGGTTGTTGCTGGTCAGGTATTGGCTGACGGCTCCTCCACCGAAGGCGGTGAATTGGCGCTAGGACAAAATATCGTCGTTGCCTACATGCCTTGGGAAGGCTACAACTACGAAGATGCGATTTTAATCTCTGAAAGACTGGTGCAGGATGATGTCTACACCTCAATTCACATTGAAAAATATGAAATTGAAGCTAGACAAACCAAACTGGGGCCAGAAGAAATTACCAGAGAAATTCCTAACGTCGGGGAAGATGCCTTGCGTCAGTTGGATGAACAAGGAATCATTCGTATAGGGGCATGGGTAGAAGCTGGAGATATCTTGGTGGGTAAGGTAACACCAAAAGGTGAATCTGACCAACCACCAGAAGAAAAACTATTGCGGGCGATTTTCGGTGAAAAAGCGCGGGATGTGCGCGACAATTCCCTGCGAGTCCCTAACGGTGAAAAAGGTCGCGTAGTTGATGTGCGCTTGTTTACTCGTGAACAAGGCGATGAACTGCCACCAGGAGCCAATATGGTAGTCCGGGTGTACGTTGCCCAAAAACGCAAAATCCAAGTTGGCGACAAAATGGCAGGTCGTCACGGTAATAAAGGGATTATTTCTCGGATATTACCGGCAGAAGATATGCCTTATTTACCCGATGGTTCACCAGTGGACATTGTACTTAACCCCTTGGGTGTACCCAGCCGGATGAATGTCGGACAAGTATTTGAATGCCTCTTGGGTTGGGCTGGTCAGACCTTGGGAGTCCGATTTAAGATTACTCCTTTTGACGAAATGTACGGTGAAGAGACATCTCGCCGAATCGTGCATGGCAAATTGCAAGAAGCACGAGACGAAACAGGGAAAGACTGGGTATATAACCCAGATAACCCAGGCAAAATCATGGTATATGACGGTCGTACAGGCGAACCCTTTGACCGAGCAATTACCATCGGTGTGGCTTACATGCTGAAACTGGTGCATTTGGTGGATGATAAGATTCACGCCCGTTCCACAGGCCCATACTCGCTGGTGACTCAGCAACCCTTGGGTGGTAAAGCACAACAAGGTGGTCAACGGTTTGGAGAAATGGAAGTGTGGGCATTGGAAGCCTTTGGTGCGGCTTACACCTTACAGGAATTGCTCACAGTTAAATCTGACGATATGCAAGGACGGAATGAAGCGTTAAATGCGATCGTTAAAGGTAAGGCAATTCCTCGTCCTGGAACTCCAGAATCCTTTAAGGTGCTAATGCGCGAGTTGCAATCATTAGGGTTGGATATTGCTGTACACAAGGTAGAAACCCAAGCAGACGGCAGTTCCCTAGATGTGGAAGTCGATTTGATGGCAGACCAATCAGCCCGTCGCACACCTCCTCGACCAACTTATGAATCTCTTTCCCGCGAATCGCTGGATGATGACGAATAA
- a CDS encoding RICIN domain-containing protein, with product MPINLSKILRKIVLLAMIVSASATLPPVKEGIAQSTDNRLRTQFTGLNKCLDIINDGENNKLIMAKCGNFSGQFWSIQPTQSRGYYRLRTKFTGSNKCLDIINDGENNKLIMAKCGNFSGQFWSIQPTQSRGYYRLRTQFTESNKCLDIINDGENNKLIMAKCGNFSGQLWNLSSGL from the coding sequence ATGCCGATTAATCTCAGTAAAATTCTGAGGAAAATTGTATTATTAGCTATGATAGTTTCTGCCTCTGCTACTTTGCCGCCAGTAAAAGAGGGAATTGCTCAGTCAACTGATAATCGTTTACGAACACAGTTTACAGGGTTAAATAAGTGTTTAGATATTATCAATGATGGAGAAAACAATAAACTGATCATGGCTAAGTGTGGTAACTTCTCAGGACAGTTTTGGAGCATACAACCTACTCAGTCTCGTGGATATTATCGTTTACGCACAAAGTTTACAGGGTCAAATAAGTGTTTAGATATCATCAATGATGGAGAAAACAATAAACTGATCATGGCTAAGTGTGGTAACTTCTCAGGACAGTTTTGGAGCATACAACCTACTCAGTCTCGTGGATATTATCGTTTACGAACACAGTTTACAGAGTCAAATAAGTGTTTAGATATCATCAATGATGGAGAAAACAATAAACTGATCATGGCTAAGTGTGGTAACTTCTCAGGACAATTGTGGAATTTATCGTCAGGTCTTTGA